The proteins below are encoded in one region of Triticum aestivum cultivar Chinese Spring chromosome 1B, IWGSC CS RefSeq v2.1, whole genome shotgun sequence:
- the LOC123103320 gene encoding tubulin-folding cofactor E isoform X3 produces MLRILSLLASRHEMYVFSTSQKRVSVELVGTNKVRDKLKNFDELSCASVSFMGVSSTGSPEELQGLVPNLRQLDLTGNLISQWQDIFSLCQALPSLEVLDLTNNTMENDFVESPLLKNIRVLVLNNCGVTWELIEKLKVPFACLTDLHLIWNKLNIITSPVGKFVQGFDTLRLLNLEDNHIVSWDEMVKLSYLRSLEQLHLNKNKIKHVRYPSNLPSSGPLGDVAVPAFEKLQVLLLGSNEIEDFPSVDSLNLFPSLMDVRISDNPIADPAKGGAPRFVLVARLGNVKILNGSEVSARERREAEIRYIRLVMGKAESNDPEVLKQLHPRFAELKAFHGIEDEKPTSRMSGPQKMASGLISITLKCVGPSMGEKQPLTKKLPPATTVGKLKSLCESFFKLKDIKLRLFLEEEQGCPLPQLLEEETASLVELGIGTGATIIVDEES; encoded by the exons ATGTTGAGAATCCTGTCTTTGCTGGCGAGTCGGC ATGAAATGTACGTGTTCTCGACGAGCCAGAAGCGCGTGTCGGTGGAGCTGGTCGGGACGAACAAGGTCCGGGACAAGCTGAAGAACTTTGACGAGTTGTCGTGCGCGTCTGTTTCCTTCATGGGAGTAAGCTCCACCGGATCGCCGGAGGAACTACAGGGTTTGGTTCCAA ATCTCAGGCAACTTGATTTAACGGGGAATCTCATTTCTCAGTGGCAA GATATATTCTCTCTTTGTCAAGCCCTGCCATCTCTGGAAGTTCTCGATCTGACAAACAATACCATGGAGAATGACTTTGTAGAAAGTCCATTGCTGAAGAATATTCGTGTTTTGGTTCTCAACAACTGTGGTGTAACCTGGGAACTG ATTGAAAAGCTTAAAGTTCCATTTGCATGTCTCACTGACCTCCACCTAATATGGAACAAGCTGAACATAATCACG AGCCCAGTTGGAAAATTTGTGCAAGGTTTCGATACACTGCGGCTCTTAAATTTGGAAGACAATCACATTGTTTCATGGGATGAAATGGTAAAACTTTCTTATTTAAGAAG CTTGGAACAGCTCCATTTGAACAAGAACAAGATAAAGCATGTAAGATACCCGTCTAATCTTCCATCATCAGGGCCTCTTGGTGATGTAGCTGTTCCGGCCTTCGAAAAATTACAAGTCCTTTTATTAG GATCTAATGAAATAGAAGACTTTCCTTCTGTGGATTCACTTAACCTCTTCCCAAGTTTAATG GACGTCAGGATTTCTGATAATCCTATAGCTGATCCTGCCAAGGGAGGTGCTCCTCGATTTGTGCTTGTTGCTCGACTAGGAAATGTTAAGATACTAAATGGCAGTGAG GTAAGTGCACGTGAACGGAGGGAAGCAGAAATACG ATACATTCGCCTTGTTATGGGAAAAGCAGAATCAAATGATCCAGAAGTGCTCAAACAGCTACACCCTAG GTTTGCTGAACTGAAGGCCTTTCATGGCATTGAGGATGAGAAGCCAACTTCAAGGATGTCAGGCCCACAAAAGATGGCCTCTGGGCTTATAA GTATCACCTTGAAATGTGTGGGGCCATCCATGGGTGAGAAGCAGCCATTGACAAAGAAACTGCCTCCTGCAACTACT gTTGGAAAGCTGAAATCTTTGTGCGAGAGTTTCTTTAAACTGAAGGACATCAAACTGAGATTGTTTCTTGAAGAAGAG CAGGGATGCCCACTACCGCAACTACTCGAAGAAGAGACGGCTTCGCTCGTGGAACTTGGGATAGGCACAGGAGCAACCATTATCGTCGATGAAGAAAGCTAG
- the LOC123103311 gene encoding ras-related protein RABD1, which translates to MSTSEYDYLFKLLLIGDSSVGKSCLLLRFADDAYVDTYISTIGVDFKIRTVELDGKSVKLQIWDTAGQERFRTITSSYYRGAHGIIIVYDVTDRESFNNVKQWLSEIDRYASDSVCKLLVGNKCDLVDSKVVDTEEAKAFAESLGMNFLETSAKESINVETAFLTMSSEIKNKMASQPAAERKSTVHVHMKGQPIQQQNSSCCSS; encoded by the exons ATGAGCACCTCCGAGTA CGACTACCTCTTCAAGCTGCTCCTCATCGGCGACTCCTCCGTCGGCAAGTCCTGCCTGCTCCTCCGCTTCGCC GACGACGCGTACGTGGACACCTACATCAGCACCATCGGCGTTGATTTC AAAATTCGGACCGTCGAGCTCGATGGCAAGTCGGTGAAGCTGCAGATT TGGGACACAGCAGGCCAGGAAAGGTTCAGGACGATAACGAGCAGTTACTACCGGGGAGCGCATGGAATCATC ATTGTATATGACGTGACAGATAGGGAAAGCTTCAACAATGTCAAGCAGTGGTTGAGTGAGATTGATAGGTATGCCAGTGACAGTGTGTGCAAGCTTCTAGTAGGGAACAAGTGTGATTTGGTTGACAGTAAGGTCGTTGATACAGAGGAGGCCAAG GCTTTTGCAGAATCATTAGGAATGAATTTCCTTGAGACAAGTGCAAAGGAATCCATCAATGTGGAGACAGCTTTCTTAACCATGTCATCAGAAATCAAGAACAA GATGGCGAGCCAACCTGCGGCGGAGAGGAAATCGACGGTCCATGTTCACATGAAAGGGCAGCCCATACAGCAGCAGAACAGCAGCTGCTGCTCCTCATAA
- the LOC123103334 gene encoding protein PHOTOSYSTEM I ASSEMBLY 2, chloroplastic, with the protein MEPASASLVSLRASAATSHSCFSCRQRATPKTRMLPAMASKSGAKLVASGCKTCRGKGAVECEGCKGTGRNKKNGNIFERWKCFDCQGFGMRKCPTCGKGGLTPEQRGER; encoded by the exons atggAGCCTGCTAGTGCTAGCTTGGTCTCCCTGAGGGCATCCGCCGCCACGAGCCACAGCTGCTTCTCGTGTCGGCAGCGAGCGACGCCCAAGACCAGGATGCTTCCGGCCATGGCGTCCAAGTCCGGGGCGAAACTG GTGGCTTCAGGCTGCAAGACATGCAGGGGGAAGGGTGCAGTGGAATGCGAAGGCTGCAAG GGGACTGGCAGGAACAAGAAGAACGGCAACATCTTCGAGAGATGGAA GTGCTTCGACTGCCAGGGGTTTGGGATGAGGAAGTGCCCCACCTGCGGCAAGGGAGGCCTCACGCCGGAGCAGAGAGGAGAAAGATAG
- the LOC123103320 gene encoding tubulin-folding cofactor E isoform X1, with translation MAAAGAAGGFRLGQRVHASGDPRRSGTVRYLGPVDGHAGDWVGVDWDGGAGGRHDGSLAGRRYFAAAGDRSASFARPSSLSAGIPLPDALRLRYRVDDFTKEEQDEMYVFSTSQKRVSVELVGTNKVRDKLKNFDELSCASVSFMGVSSTGSPEELQGLVPNLRQLDLTGNLISQWQDIFSLCQALPSLEVLDLTNNTMENDFVESPLLKNIRVLVLNNCGVTWELIEKLKVPFACLTDLHLIWNKLNIITSPVGKFVQGFDTLRLLNLEDNHIVSWDEMVKLSYLRSLEQLHLNKNKIKHVRYPSNLPSSGPLGDVAVPAFEKLQVLLLGSNEIEDFPSVDSLNLFPSLMDVRISDNPIADPAKGGAPRFVLVARLGNVKILNGSEVSARERREAEIRYIRLVMGKAESNDPEVLKQLHPRFAELKAFHGIEDEKPTSRMSGPQKMASGLISITLKCVGPSMGEKQPLTKKLPPATTVGKLKSLCESFFKLKDIKLRLFLEEEQGCPLPQLLEEETASLVELGIGTGATIIVDEES, from the exons atggccgccgccggcgccgccggcggGTTCCGGCTGGGCCAGCGCGTGCACGCGTCGGGCGACCCGCGCCGCTCCGGGACCGTGCGCTACCTGGGCCCCGTCGACGGCCACGCCGGCGACTGGGTGGGCGTCGACTgggacggcggcgccggcggccgccACGACggctccctcgccggccgccgctaCTTCGCTGCCGCGGGCGACCGCTCCGCCTCCTTCGCGCGCCCCTCGTCCCTCAGCGCCGGGATCCCGCTCCCCGACGCCCTCCGCCTCCGCTACCGCGTCGACGACTTCACCAAGGAGGAACAAG ATGAAATGTACGTGTTCTCGACGAGCCAGAAGCGCGTGTCGGTGGAGCTGGTCGGGACGAACAAGGTCCGGGACAAGCTGAAGAACTTTGACGAGTTGTCGTGCGCGTCTGTTTCCTTCATGGGAGTAAGCTCCACCGGATCGCCGGAGGAACTACAGGGTTTGGTTCCAA ATCTCAGGCAACTTGATTTAACGGGGAATCTCATTTCTCAGTGGCAA GATATATTCTCTCTTTGTCAAGCCCTGCCATCTCTGGAAGTTCTCGATCTGACAAACAATACCATGGAGAATGACTTTGTAGAAAGTCCATTGCTGAAGAATATTCGTGTTTTGGTTCTCAACAACTGTGGTGTAACCTGGGAACTG ATTGAAAAGCTTAAAGTTCCATTTGCATGTCTCACTGACCTCCACCTAATATGGAACAAGCTGAACATAATCACG AGCCCAGTTGGAAAATTTGTGCAAGGTTTCGATACACTGCGGCTCTTAAATTTGGAAGACAATCACATTGTTTCATGGGATGAAATGGTAAAACTTTCTTATTTAAGAAG CTTGGAACAGCTCCATTTGAACAAGAACAAGATAAAGCATGTAAGATACCCGTCTAATCTTCCATCATCAGGGCCTCTTGGTGATGTAGCTGTTCCGGCCTTCGAAAAATTACAAGTCCTTTTATTAG GATCTAATGAAATAGAAGACTTTCCTTCTGTGGATTCACTTAACCTCTTCCCAAGTTTAATG GACGTCAGGATTTCTGATAATCCTATAGCTGATCCTGCCAAGGGAGGTGCTCCTCGATTTGTGCTTGTTGCTCGACTAGGAAATGTTAAGATACTAAATGGCAGTGAG GTAAGTGCACGTGAACGGAGGGAAGCAGAAATACG ATACATTCGCCTTGTTATGGGAAAAGCAGAATCAAATGATCCAGAAGTGCTCAAACAGCTACACCCTAG GTTTGCTGAACTGAAGGCCTTTCATGGCATTGAGGATGAGAAGCCAACTTCAAGGATGTCAGGCCCACAAAAGATGGCCTCTGGGCTTATAA GTATCACCTTGAAATGTGTGGGGCCATCCATGGGTGAGAAGCAGCCATTGACAAAGAAACTGCCTCCTGCAACTACT gTTGGAAAGCTGAAATCTTTGTGCGAGAGTTTCTTTAAACTGAAGGACATCAAACTGAGATTGTTTCTTGAAGAAGAG CAGGGATGCCCACTACCGCAACTACTCGAAGAAGAGACGGCTTCGCTCGTGGAACTTGGGATAGGCACAGGAGCAACCATTATCGTCGATGAAGAAAGCTAG
- the LOC123103320 gene encoding tubulin-folding cofactor E isoform X2, giving the protein MAAAGAAGGFRLGQRVHASGDPRRSGTVRYLGPVDGHAGDWVGVDWDGGAGGRHDGSLAGRRYFAAAGDRSASFARPSSLSAGIPLPDALRLRYRVDDFTKEEQDEMYVFSTSQKRVSVELVGTNKVRDKLKNFDELSCASVSFMGVSSTGSPEELQGLVPNLRQLDLTGNLISQWQDIFSLCQALPSLEVLDLTNNTMENDFVESPLLKNIRVLVLNNCGVTWELIEKLKVPFACLTDLHLIWNKLNIITSPVGKFVQGFDTLRLLNLEDNHIVSWDEMVKLSYLRSLEQLHLNKNKIKHVRYPSNLPSSGPLGDVAVPAFEKLQVLLLGSNEIEDFPSVDSLNLFPSLMDVRISDNPIADPAKGGAPRFVLVARLGNVKILNGSEVSARERREAEIRYIRLVMGKAESNDPEVLKQLHPRFAELKAFHGIEDEKPTSRMSGPQKMASGLISITLKCVGPSMGEKQPLTKKLPPATTVGKLKSLCESFFKLKDIKLRLFLEEEGCPLPQLLEEETASLVELGIGTGATIIVDEES; this is encoded by the exons atggccgccgccggcgccgccggcggGTTCCGGCTGGGCCAGCGCGTGCACGCGTCGGGCGACCCGCGCCGCTCCGGGACCGTGCGCTACCTGGGCCCCGTCGACGGCCACGCCGGCGACTGGGTGGGCGTCGACTgggacggcggcgccggcggccgccACGACggctccctcgccggccgccgctaCTTCGCTGCCGCGGGCGACCGCTCCGCCTCCTTCGCGCGCCCCTCGTCCCTCAGCGCCGGGATCCCGCTCCCCGACGCCCTCCGCCTCCGCTACCGCGTCGACGACTTCACCAAGGAGGAACAAG ATGAAATGTACGTGTTCTCGACGAGCCAGAAGCGCGTGTCGGTGGAGCTGGTCGGGACGAACAAGGTCCGGGACAAGCTGAAGAACTTTGACGAGTTGTCGTGCGCGTCTGTTTCCTTCATGGGAGTAAGCTCCACCGGATCGCCGGAGGAACTACAGGGTTTGGTTCCAA ATCTCAGGCAACTTGATTTAACGGGGAATCTCATTTCTCAGTGGCAA GATATATTCTCTCTTTGTCAAGCCCTGCCATCTCTGGAAGTTCTCGATCTGACAAACAATACCATGGAGAATGACTTTGTAGAAAGTCCATTGCTGAAGAATATTCGTGTTTTGGTTCTCAACAACTGTGGTGTAACCTGGGAACTG ATTGAAAAGCTTAAAGTTCCATTTGCATGTCTCACTGACCTCCACCTAATATGGAACAAGCTGAACATAATCACG AGCCCAGTTGGAAAATTTGTGCAAGGTTTCGATACACTGCGGCTCTTAAATTTGGAAGACAATCACATTGTTTCATGGGATGAAATGGTAAAACTTTCTTATTTAAGAAG CTTGGAACAGCTCCATTTGAACAAGAACAAGATAAAGCATGTAAGATACCCGTCTAATCTTCCATCATCAGGGCCTCTTGGTGATGTAGCTGTTCCGGCCTTCGAAAAATTACAAGTCCTTTTATTAG GATCTAATGAAATAGAAGACTTTCCTTCTGTGGATTCACTTAACCTCTTCCCAAGTTTAATG GACGTCAGGATTTCTGATAATCCTATAGCTGATCCTGCCAAGGGAGGTGCTCCTCGATTTGTGCTTGTTGCTCGACTAGGAAATGTTAAGATACTAAATGGCAGTGAG GTAAGTGCACGTGAACGGAGGGAAGCAGAAATACG ATACATTCGCCTTGTTATGGGAAAAGCAGAATCAAATGATCCAGAAGTGCTCAAACAGCTACACCCTAG GTTTGCTGAACTGAAGGCCTTTCATGGCATTGAGGATGAGAAGCCAACTTCAAGGATGTCAGGCCCACAAAAGATGGCCTCTGGGCTTATAA GTATCACCTTGAAATGTGTGGGGCCATCCATGGGTGAGAAGCAGCCATTGACAAAGAAACTGCCTCCTGCAACTACT gTTGGAAAGCTGAAATCTTTGTGCGAGAGTTTCTTTAAACTGAAGGACATCAAACTGAGATTGTTTCTTGAAGAAGAG GGATGCCCACTACCGCAACTACTCGAAGAAGAGACGGCTTCGCTCGTGGAACTTGGGATAGGCACAGGAGCAACCATTATCGTCGATGAAGAAAGCTAG